In one Candidatus Eisenbacteria bacterium genomic region, the following are encoded:
- a CDS encoding catalase produces MKKRKLTTAAGIPVPDNQNSLTAGPRGPLLVQDWQLFEKHAHFNRERIPERVVHAKGSGAYGRLTVTHDITRYTKASIFSQVGKQTDCLVRFSTVAGERGAADAERDVRGFAMKFYTEEGNWDLVGNNTPVFFVRDPYKFPDFIRTQKRDPRSNLRSATAMWDFWSLSPESLHQVTILFSDRGLPRSYREMNGYGSHTYSFVNAKNERSWVKFHFKPLQGIHTLTDADAEKIVGSDRESHQRDLFETIEKGDFPKWRLFVQVMPEADADKTTYNPFDLTKVWPHGDYPLIEVGVMELNRNPENYFAEIEQSSFSPANMVPGIGHSPDKMLQFRIFSYADAHRYRLGVNYEGLPVNRPRCPVDTYHRDGAMRSDGNCGGGVNYEPNSFGGPAQDPSAAEPPLGLRGDAARYDHRDGNDDYTQVGNLYRLLPAGERERLHRAIAVAMRGVPAEIVERQLGHFGKADPAYAEGVRKALKQS; encoded by the coding sequence ATGAAGAAGCGCAAGCTCACCACCGCGGCGGGGATTCCGGTCCCCGACAACCAGAACTCGCTTACCGCCGGCCCCCGCGGCCCGCTGCTGGTCCAGGACTGGCAGTTGTTCGAGAAGCACGCCCATTTCAACCGTGAGCGCATCCCCGAACGCGTGGTCCACGCCAAGGGCTCGGGGGCGTACGGCAGGCTGACCGTGACCCACGACATCACCCGGTACACGAAGGCTTCGATCTTCTCACAGGTCGGCAAGCAGACTGACTGCCTGGTGCGCTTCTCCACGGTTGCCGGGGAGCGCGGGGCGGCAGACGCGGAGCGCGACGTGCGGGGCTTCGCGATGAAGTTCTACACGGAGGAGGGCAACTGGGACCTGGTGGGCAACAACACGCCGGTGTTCTTCGTGCGCGACCCGTACAAGTTCCCCGACTTCATCCGCACACAGAAACGGGACCCCAGGTCGAACCTGAGAAGCGCAACTGCGATGTGGGACTTCTGGTCGCTCTCCCCTGAGAGCCTGCATCAGGTGACGATCCTGTTCTCCGACCGCGGGCTGCCCCGCAGTTACCGGGAAATGAACGGCTATGGGAGTCACACCTACAGCTTCGTAAACGCGAAGAATGAGCGATCCTGGGTCAAGTTTCACTTCAAGCCGCTCCAGGGCATCCACACGCTCACCGACGCGGACGCGGAGAAGATCGTCGGTTCGGATCGCGAGAGCCACCAGCGCGATCTCTTCGAGACGATCGAGAAGGGCGACTTTCCGAAGTGGCGGCTGTTCGTCCAGGTGATGCCCGAAGCCGATGCGGACAAGACCACGTACAACCCGTTCGACCTCACGAAAGTCTGGCCGCACGGCGACTACCCGCTGATCGAGGTCGGCGTGATGGAGTTGAACCGGAATCCCGAGAACTACTTCGCCGAGATCGAGCAGTCGTCGTTCTCGCCTGCGAACATGGTGCCCGGCATCGGACACAGCCCCGACAAGATGCTGCAGTTCCGCATCTTCTCCTACGCGGATGCCCACCGCTACCGCCTGGGAGTGAACTACGAGGGGCTCCCGGTGAACAGGCCTCGCTGCCCGGTGGACACCTACCACCGGGACGGGGCGATGCGCTCCGACGGCAATTGCGGCGGCGGGGTGAACTACGAGCCGAACAGCTTCGGCGGCCCGGCGCAGGACCCGTCGGCCGCCGAGCCCCCCCTGGGACTCCGGGGTGACGCGGCCCGGTACGATCACCGGGACGGCAATGACGACTACACCCAGGTCGGAAACCTCTACCGGCTGCTGCCCGCGGGTGAGCGCGAGCGCCTGCATCGTGCGATCGCGGTCGCCATGAGGGGCGTGCCGGCCGAAATCGTCGAACGGCAGCTGGGGCATTTTGGCAAGGCCGATCCGGCCTACGCCGAGGGCGTGCGGAAGGCGTTGAAGCAGTCGTAG
- a CDS encoding carboxypeptidase regulatory-like domain-containing protein → MSPCRLWIPLLLLSASWACRAAAAPGPPVGSVSGIVVGAGGSRIGIPGAVVTAKDPWTGPLDTVRTDAGGAFLFRGLPAGRAVLEFRARGFAARGPVTVPVRAGDTVSGVRLVLAPTAVIEGRVVDREGRPLAGAEVSALDARTRTRGDGRFRLTEVRPVQLQVLARTSTHRESGSPTLTLRPGETRRIPEIALLRGRRVTGRVLDAHSRPIPRAEVGGAGRSTRTDARGEFRLGGLPPGGSIYVYARAYDYANQELPSDSSDVRDLTLHLLKMPREGPRLMLSMPRDTWLPGERVTATAWAPGSGAVEGRIEAAGNAGAPPVRKQSFRVAAGGRAALAFPAPSPGTYVLSAKAGGETKNLEFLVSEVALVAEQWPQRARVRAVRFADGAGVAGLPLMDESGRKLGITDAAGLAEVPLRTMMEVRSADPRRPARVVLGQDPVAPPPALLAVLTDRPAVRPGGSLGVKVIARSPDGAGLGAVADSCVSIEVAGAESDPVTRQGRLDASGVAVDSLTLPSKLQFGAARLTVRASGATATRMLPLTSRPTPELSVLITPDRAVALPGDTVRAMVTVRREDGLPASSVNVTYSVNEWGGGYDWGPDRGFGGPVWTGLARREQRLTDARGEVEFLEVLPGLLAGDTDLHLDVVAQEPGGEAVSASGLVHALASARHVSFLAAEASVAGRPLVATFRLLALPRRPVASGGIRVELYRLVRGRRAHKAVFLESATLATGADGEAQWKSGVRAKAGTEYRVRASAADSLGRVAQADYTWWTPGLADGEESEVTFELTAAADTVESREAGARFRIRAGFAGVAHVAFAGREPLAWLPDIRFTPGVTEFTVPGGCFGAGGVRVAAYAAFAGDVHRGEATVTVRRDAVRLRVEVKPERDALAPRDTMRLEVTTRDASGRPVSAEVALTAYDRGMLAFGPDANPDLLDAFWGPRPLPLEVRSGVRRHERAGGKDSEADVRRDFRDVAFWAPRLVTGPDGSARVAFRVPDNLTTWRVTAHAVAAGTAVGMARADVVVRRPVALQLSRPEALVAGDSVALRVVLREAKGEPERHFRDWQVEVRGGTWAGPAPEVTVSPEKPGAWVLPVRVAADAETLRVTVVARGEGAADGLERAIPVTRPWRTLFGSGAPPGSALDSTVTLRWAAPLLSAALQEGGMPDWVPREPGPERLAALAARENLLRLGLGPLCRPLHGGGEEPDEPGPGDPRRAADAAGAGATARERARMFDALGRPGSLLRPDRSLDIHAARMALLAATVGRDVPEPAVLRQVRAMAASVAEALAKQRITPEERGAALRVLAAVSDRFGLTGGGAAMDAGPRAFPEGAIRRDFSTPYPAEQVWWAADPARGGADRGGAQARVAQLAVLGGRGRGWGGLWTRVVLSHLDSSDVAGVAARLPSEPAARGEIPGDLVSWEPKPEVVPVGADRGEAGGLRVTHRRAHAPLSSPVDTSMGALAVKLYRDLPDTNAWGEPGTRPVECAGRLRLGETVRMEVRTTRAVECEALEMVVPLCGAFDTRPPAGSEGSEARPAWTRDRRLPGRIECKAWRPHQAGALVWEARLRVTHEGRFTQLPPVLRSTVFPELYLPGPALGIEVGP, encoded by the coding sequence ATGAGTCCGTGCCGTCTCTGGATTCCGCTGCTGCTGTTGTCCGCATCATGGGCGTGCCGGGCCGCCGCCGCACCGGGGCCACCGGTGGGCAGCGTCTCGGGGATCGTGGTCGGCGCGGGAGGTTCCCGGATCGGCATCCCGGGAGCCGTGGTCACGGCGAAGGACCCCTGGACCGGGCCACTCGACACGGTGCGGACCGACGCCGGCGGTGCATTCCTGTTTCGCGGCCTGCCCGCCGGCCGGGCGGTGCTGGAGTTTCGCGCCCGCGGTTTCGCCGCGCGCGGGCCGGTGACGGTGCCGGTGCGCGCGGGAGACACCGTCTCCGGCGTACGCCTGGTCCTGGCCCCCACCGCGGTGATCGAGGGCCGCGTGGTGGACCGGGAAGGCCGGCCGCTGGCGGGCGCGGAAGTCTCGGCGCTGGACGCCAGGACGCGCACGCGCGGCGACGGGCGCTTCCGCCTCACGGAAGTGCGGCCGGTCCAGCTGCAGGTGCTCGCGCGCACCTCCACGCACCGCGAGTCGGGCAGCCCCACGCTCACCCTGCGGCCCGGGGAGACGCGCCGGATCCCCGAGATCGCGCTGCTGCGCGGTCGGCGGGTGACCGGCCGGGTGCTGGACGCGCACAGCCGGCCGATCCCGCGGGCCGAGGTGGGAGGGGCGGGCCGCTCCACCCGCACCGATGCCCGTGGCGAGTTCCGCCTCGGCGGCCTGCCCCCGGGCGGCAGCATCTACGTCTACGCCCGCGCCTACGACTACGCCAACCAGGAGCTGCCCTCCGATTCCTCCGACGTGCGCGACCTGACGCTGCACCTGCTGAAGATGCCGCGGGAGGGCCCGCGCCTGATGCTCTCCATGCCGCGCGACACCTGGCTGCCCGGTGAGCGCGTCACCGCCACCGCGTGGGCGCCCGGCAGCGGGGCGGTGGAGGGCCGGATCGAGGCGGCCGGAAACGCGGGCGCGCCCCCGGTTCGGAAGCAGTCCTTCCGCGTGGCCGCGGGCGGCCGCGCTGCCCTGGCCTTCCCCGCGCCCTCCCCCGGCACGTACGTGCTCTCCGCGAAGGCCGGGGGAGAAACGAAGAACCTCGAGTTCCTGGTGAGCGAGGTGGCCCTGGTGGCCGAGCAGTGGCCGCAACGAGCCCGCGTGCGCGCCGTGCGCTTCGCCGACGGAGCGGGCGTGGCGGGGCTGCCGCTCATGGACGAATCGGGCCGGAAGCTCGGGATCACCGATGCAGCCGGCCTGGCCGAGGTGCCGCTGCGCACCATGATGGAAGTGCGCTCCGCCGATCCGCGGCGTCCGGCGCGGGTCGTGCTGGGGCAGGACCCCGTCGCGCCGCCGCCCGCGCTGCTGGCGGTGCTCACCGACCGGCCCGCGGTGAGGCCCGGCGGTTCCCTGGGCGTGAAGGTCATCGCGCGTTCTCCCGACGGCGCCGGGCTGGGCGCGGTGGCCGACTCCTGCGTGAGCATCGAGGTGGCGGGGGCGGAGTCGGACCCGGTGACGCGCCAGGGGCGGCTGGATGCCTCGGGCGTGGCCGTGGACTCGCTCACCCTGCCCTCGAAACTGCAGTTCGGCGCCGCCCGGCTGACGGTGCGCGCCTCGGGTGCGACGGCGACCCGGATGCTGCCGCTCACGTCGCGCCCCACGCCGGAGCTTTCCGTGCTGATCACCCCCGACCGCGCCGTGGCGCTGCCGGGGGACACCGTGCGCGCGATGGTGACGGTGCGGCGCGAGGACGGACTGCCCGCCTCCAGCGTGAATGTCACCTACAGCGTGAACGAATGGGGCGGCGGTTACGACTGGGGCCCCGACCGCGGCTTCGGCGGCCCGGTGTGGACCGGGCTCGCGCGACGTGAGCAGCGGCTCACCGACGCCCGCGGGGAAGTGGAGTTCCTCGAGGTGCTGCCCGGGCTGCTGGCGGGGGACACGGATCTGCACCTCGATGTCGTGGCGCAGGAGCCAGGCGGCGAAGCCGTGTCGGCCAGCGGACTGGTGCACGCGCTGGCCTCCGCGCGCCACGTGAGCTTCCTGGCCGCGGAAGCCTCCGTGGCGGGCCGTCCCCTCGTCGCGACCTTCCGCCTGCTGGCCCTGCCGCGCCGGCCCGTGGCTTCCGGCGGGATCCGCGTGGAGCTGTACCGCCTGGTACGGGGCCGGCGCGCCCACAAGGCGGTGTTCCTGGAATCCGCCACCCTGGCCACCGGCGCCGACGGCGAGGCCCAATGGAAGAGCGGTGTCCGGGCGAAGGCCGGGACGGAATACCGCGTGCGGGCCTCCGCCGCCGACAGCCTGGGGCGGGTGGCGCAGGCGGACTACACATGGTGGACGCCGGGTCTCGCGGACGGGGAGGAGTCCGAAGTCACCTTCGAGCTCACCGCGGCGGCGGACACCGTTGAGAGCCGGGAGGCAGGCGCGCGCTTCCGCATCCGCGCCGGTTTCGCGGGCGTCGCGCACGTGGCCTTCGCGGGACGGGAGCCGCTGGCGTGGCTGCCGGACATCCGGTTCACCCCGGGCGTGACCGAGTTCACCGTGCCCGGCGGGTGCTTCGGCGCCGGCGGCGTGCGCGTGGCCGCCTACGCCGCCTTCGCCGGGGACGTGCATCGCGGCGAGGCCACCGTGACCGTGCGTCGCGACGCGGTGCGCCTGAGGGTGGAGGTGAAACCGGAACGCGACGCGCTGGCCCCGCGGGACACCATGCGGCTGGAAGTGACCACCCGCGACGCCTCGGGGCGCCCGGTGTCCGCCGAGGTGGCGTTGACCGCCTACGACCGCGGCATGCTGGCCTTCGGCCCCGACGCCAACCCCGACCTGCTGGATGCGTTCTGGGGGCCGAGGCCGTTGCCGCTGGAGGTGCGCTCCGGCGTCCGCCGCCACGAGCGGGCGGGCGGCAAGGACTCCGAGGCGGATGTCCGGCGCGATTTCCGCGACGTGGCCTTCTGGGCCCCGCGGCTGGTCACCGGCCCGGACGGTTCCGCGCGCGTGGCGTTCCGCGTGCCCGACAACCTGACCACCTGGCGCGTCACGGCGCATGCGGTGGCCGCGGGCACCGCGGTGGGGATGGCCCGCGCCGACGTGGTGGTCCGCCGACCGGTGGCACTGCAGCTGTCCCGCCCCGAAGCCCTGGTGGCCGGGGACAGCGTCGCGCTGCGCGTGGTGCTGCGCGAGGCGAAGGGCGAGCCCGAGCGCCACTTCCGCGACTGGCAGGTGGAGGTCCGCGGCGGCACGTGGGCGGGCCCCGCCCCGGAGGTGACGGTGTCGCCGGAGAAGCCCGGCGCGTGGGTGCTGCCGGTGCGGGTGGCCGCTGACGCCGAGACACTCCGCGTCACGGTGGTGGCCCGCGGCGAGGGCGCGGCCGACGGCCTGGAGCGCGCGATCCCGGTGACCCGGCCCTGGCGTACGCTGTTCGGCTCCGGCGCGCCCCCGGGATCCGCACTGGATTCCACGGTCACGCTGCGCTGGGCCGCGCCGCTGCTTTCGGCGGCGCTCCAGGAGGGCGGGATGCCGGACTGGGTCCCGCGCGAGCCGGGTCCCGAACGGCTGGCCGCGCTCGCGGCCCGCGAGAACCTGCTCCGCCTGGGCCTGGGTCCATTGTGCCGGCCGTTGCACGGCGGCGGCGAGGAGCCGGATGAGCCCGGGCCCGGCGACCCCCGGAGGGCGGCGGACGCGGCCGGCGCGGGTGCCACGGCCCGGGAGCGCGCGCGGATGTTCGACGCGCTGGGCCGTCCCGGATCGCTATTGCGCCCGGACCGGTCGTTGGACATCCACGCCGCCCGCATGGCGCTGCTGGCCGCCACGGTGGGTCGGGACGTTCCTGAGCCCGCGGTGCTGCGGCAGGTGCGCGCGATGGCCGCGAGCGTGGCGGAGGCCCTGGCGAAACAGCGGATCACGCCGGAGGAGCGCGGCGCGGCGCTTCGGGTGCTGGCCGCGGTTTCGGACCGGTTCGGGCTGACGGGTGGCGGCGCGGCCATGGACGCGGGCCCGCGCGCATTCCCCGAGGGCGCGATCCGCCGGGACTTCTCCACCCCCTATCCCGCCGAGCAGGTGTGGTGGGCCGCCGACCCCGCCCGCGGCGGCGCGGACCGCGGCGGCGCGCAGGCCCGCGTGGCACAGCTCGCGGTCCTCGGGGGCCGCGGCCGCGGTTGGGGTGGACTGTGGACCCGGGTGGTGCTCTCGCACCTGGACTCCTCCGACGTGGCTGGCGTGGCCGCGCGGCTGCCATCCGAACCGGCCGCGCGCGGCGAAATTCCCGGGGACCTGGTCTCCTGGGAGCCCAAGCCCGAAGTGGTGCCGGTCGGCGCAGACCGCGGGGAGGCCGGGGGCCTGCGGGTGACCCACAGGCGCGCCCACGCGCCGCTTTCCTCGCCCGTGGACACCTCCATGGGGGCTCTCGCGGTGAAGCTGTACCGGGATCTGCCCGATACCAATGCATGGGGGGAGCCCGGCACCCGTCCGGTGGAATGCGCGGGCCGGCTGCGCCTGGGCGAGACCGTCCGGATGGAGGTCCGCACCACGCGGGCCGTGGAGTGCGAAGCGCTCGAGATGGTGGTGCCGCTGTGCGGAGCGTTCGACACCCGGCCGCCTGCCGGCTCCGAAGGCTCCGAGGCGCGGCCCGCCTGGACGCGCGACCGACGGCTGCCCGGGAGAATCGAATGCAAGGCGTGGCGCCCGCACCAGGCCGGCGCGCTGGTGTGGGAGGCGCGGCTGCGGGTCACCCACGAGGGGCGGTTCACGCAGCTGCCCCCGGTGTTGCGCAGCACGGTGTTCCCGGAGTTGTACCTGCCGGGCCCCGCGCTGGGGATCGAGGTCGGGCCGTGA
- a CDS encoding VanW family protein, with protein MAVRRLARVEVPPRAEMRFLVELNLRGGVPGAPGASLVDGVAVQGAGGGVCLVAGVVHAAALRAGLGVIERAGHSAPGSSLPAGLDAAVSEEGGTDLVLWNPYRFPLELRLAVADGAVEARWTAESPGVDCRVGRDARGALVRRLADGREELLLPAPDRR; from the coding sequence TTGGCGGTCCGCCGGCTGGCGCGGGTGGAGGTGCCCCCGCGCGCCGAGATGAGATTCCTGGTGGAACTGAACCTCCGGGGCGGGGTGCCCGGCGCCCCGGGAGCTTCGCTGGTGGACGGAGTGGCGGTGCAGGGGGCCGGAGGGGGAGTGTGCCTGGTGGCCGGGGTGGTGCACGCCGCGGCGCTTCGGGCCGGGCTGGGGGTGATCGAGCGGGCCGGTCACAGCGCGCCCGGGAGCTCCCTGCCCGCGGGCTTGGACGCCGCGGTCTCCGAGGAGGGCGGCACGGACCTGGTGCTGTGGAACCCGTACCGGTTTCCGCTTGAGCTCCGCCTGGCGGTGGCGGACGGGGCGGTGGAGGCCCGCTGGACCGCGGAATCCCCCGGCGTGGACTGCAGGGTCGGCCGGGACGCCCGGGGAGCCCTGGTGCGCCGCCTGGCTGACGGGCGCGAGGAGCTGCTCCTGCCGGCTCCGGACCGGCGCTGA
- the glgP gene encoding alpha-glucan family phosphorylase, translating to MEIALQPEVPTYSGGLGVLAGDTLRAAADLNVPMVGVTLLHRKGYFYQRLDPHGWQTEESVEWVVEDHLEELPQRVSVKIEGRSVRLRAWRYRIRGASERSIPVYLLDTDLPENSDWDRQLTHWLYGGDSRYRLCQEIVLGMGGVRMLRALGHDDIDRFHMNEGHAAFLTIELLDEEVKRSGRDRITLDELEKVRRHCVFTTHTPVAAGHDQFPVELVKEVLARPDLCDMEEIFCSGGTFNMTYLALNLSHYVNGVAKRHGEVSRSMFSHYAIDAITNGVHASTWAARPFQELFDKHIPGWRQDNYTLRYALSIPRDEIWKAHRDAKARLIQYVNRDTNVGMDVDVLTLGFARRVAPYKRGDLFFRDAERLRNIRTHVGPLQIIYAGKAHPQDGEGKAIIARIFEARDRVKPEIKMAYMPNYDMELARRMVAGVDIWLNTPRPPYEASGTSGMKAAVNGVPSLSVLDGWWIEGCIEGVTGWAVGKDARMLHTSDDPSAEDAADLYDKLEQVILPQFYRERDRFIDVMRHTIALNGSFFNTHRMIQQYVLNAYYR from the coding sequence ATGGAAATCGCCCTCCAGCCGGAGGTGCCCACCTACAGCGGGGGCCTCGGGGTGCTTGCCGGCGACACGCTGCGCGCTGCCGCGGACCTGAACGTGCCCATGGTGGGCGTGACGCTCCTGCACCGAAAAGGGTACTTCTACCAGCGCCTGGACCCCCACGGCTGGCAGACGGAGGAGTCGGTGGAGTGGGTGGTGGAGGACCACCTGGAGGAGCTGCCGCAGCGCGTCTCGGTGAAGATCGAGGGCCGCAGCGTGCGGCTGCGCGCGTGGCGCTACCGCATCCGCGGGGCCAGCGAGCGGAGCATCCCGGTCTACCTGCTGGACACCGACCTGCCCGAGAACAGTGACTGGGACCGCCAGCTCACCCACTGGCTCTACGGCGGCGACAGCCGCTACCGGCTGTGCCAGGAGATCGTGCTGGGCATGGGCGGGGTGCGCATGCTGCGCGCGCTGGGCCACGACGACATTGACCGGTTCCACATGAACGAGGGCCACGCCGCGTTCCTGACCATCGAGCTGCTGGACGAGGAAGTGAAGCGCTCGGGGCGCGATCGCATCACCCTGGACGAGCTGGAGAAGGTGCGCCGGCACTGCGTGTTCACCACGCACACGCCCGTGGCCGCGGGGCACGACCAGTTCCCGGTGGAGCTGGTGAAAGAGGTGCTGGCGCGGCCCGACCTCTGCGACATGGAGGAGATCTTCTGCAGCGGCGGCACCTTCAACATGACCTACCTGGCGCTCAACCTGAGCCACTACGTGAACGGCGTGGCCAAGCGCCACGGCGAAGTGTCGCGCAGCATGTTCAGCCACTACGCCATTGACGCCATCACCAACGGAGTGCACGCGTCCACCTGGGCGGCCCGGCCCTTCCAGGAGCTGTTCGACAAGCACATTCCCGGCTGGCGCCAGGACAACTACACCCTGCGCTACGCGCTGAGCATCCCGCGCGACGAGATCTGGAAGGCGCACCGCGACGCCAAGGCCCGCCTGATCCAGTACGTGAACCGTGACACCAACGTGGGCATGGACGTGGACGTGCTCACCCTGGGCTTCGCACGCCGCGTGGCGCCGTACAAGCGGGGCGACCTGTTCTTCCGCGACGCCGAGCGGCTGCGCAACATCCGCACCCACGTGGGGCCGCTGCAGATCATCTACGCCGGCAAGGCCCACCCGCAGGACGGGGAGGGCAAGGCCATCATCGCGCGCATCTTCGAGGCCCGCGACCGGGTGAAGCCCGAAATCAAGATGGCGTATATGCCCAACTACGACATGGAGCTGGCCCGGCGCATGGTGGCCGGCGTGGACATCTGGCTCAACACGCCGCGGCCGCCCTACGAGGCCTCCGGCACCAGCGGCATGAAGGCCGCGGTGAACGGCGTGCCCAGCCTGAGCGTCCTGGACGGCTGGTGGATCGAGGGCTGCATCGAGGGGGTGACCGGCTGGGCCGTGGGCAAGGACGCGCGCATGCTGCACACCAGCGACGACCCGTCGGCGGAGGACGCTGCGGACCTCTACGACAAGCTGGAGCAGGTGATCCTGCCCCAGTTCTACCGTGAGCGGGACCGGTTCATCGACGTGATGCGCCACACCATCGCGCTGAACGGCTCGTTCTTCAACACTCACCGGATGATCCAGCAGTACGTGCTCAACGCGTACTACCGGTGA
- a CDS encoding PKD domain-containing protein, which translates to MRASLAPLVAGLLALALAGPAFSAPERAAAGNLPAKLLIQAVCVSPSAGEYIAIYNPNDFAVDLSNYYYTDAIYLGTSPPQNLYPYMATGSFYTPAGTPARIPGGGAFFDFHARFPAGSSIAAHDTIAVTHQSTSRFLATYGRKPAFAFPYSGDTDASVPSMRPAFPGSIPSAPDSATLTNGGESVVLYYWDGVSSSVTDVDYVVWGVNSGSYVVDKTGIVINGFTYPADTPPGQQQVAATAAHANGNAFRRENYSEGTQRTTGGSGVGGRDETSENLASTWSSNNPAVPPVVKTSGPAALQARAGGPYAGTAGTAINFNGAGSTPATGGTITGYNWSFGDGNTASGAVASHTYTAAGTYTVVLTVAGTGGATDADTTSAVITTGGGGDGAAKKLVLQAVCVTPTAGEYMAVYNPNDVSVDLSNYYLTDGTHMASRTIYCYIATGSPYTPAGSPAGIPGGGAFTDFHARFPVGATIAPHDTIAVTHQGAAGFVATYGRKPAFEFGYSATDDAEVPNMRPAFAGAIPSVPDSVTLTNGGETVVLYYWDGATPLVTDVDYVFWGVNSGSYVVDKSGTTIGGQTYKADTSPGSQVPIAAAAHAIGSMFRREDFTEGNQKATGGNGVGGRDETSENLALTWSSTNLAVPPVVKAPAPPPPTDTLRADAGGPYRGSVKQAVNFDGSRSTPPKNGSITAYAWDFGDNTSGSGVTATHAYDKAGTFSVRLICTDNTGHTNTSTTLATIAEATKPLSVPARTFLPTLNELDTIKVDVAVGSKVTVRVFDLEGRMIRVLYDADFSPTARITWDGRDAQLMLAPAGTYVCVLEARDITGKVERHTAPLVVARRLKRN; encoded by the coding sequence GTGAGAGCCTCGCTGGCGCCGCTGGTGGCGGGGCTTCTGGCCCTGGCGCTCGCCGGGCCCGCGTTCTCCGCGCCGGAACGGGCCGCGGCGGGCAACCTGCCGGCCAAGCTGCTGATCCAGGCAGTCTGCGTCAGCCCGAGCGCGGGCGAGTACATCGCCATCTACAACCCCAACGACTTCGCCGTGGACCTGTCGAACTACTACTACACGGATGCCATCTACCTGGGCACCTCCCCCCCGCAGAACCTGTATCCGTACATGGCCACGGGCTCGTTCTACACGCCCGCGGGCACCCCGGCGCGGATTCCCGGAGGGGGCGCGTTCTTCGACTTCCACGCGCGGTTCCCGGCGGGCTCGAGCATCGCGGCGCACGACACCATCGCGGTGACCCACCAGAGCACCTCGCGCTTCCTGGCCACCTACGGGCGCAAGCCCGCGTTCGCCTTCCCGTATTCCGGGGACACCGACGCCAGCGTGCCCTCGATGCGCCCGGCGTTCCCGGGGTCCATCCCCAGCGCGCCGGACTCGGCCACGCTGACCAACGGCGGCGAGAGCGTGGTGCTGTACTACTGGGACGGCGTCAGCTCCAGCGTCACCGACGTTGACTACGTGGTGTGGGGCGTGAACTCCGGCAGCTACGTGGTGGACAAGACCGGCATCGTGATCAACGGGTTCACCTACCCCGCCGACACCCCGCCCGGACAGCAGCAGGTGGCGGCGACCGCCGCGCACGCCAACGGCAACGCCTTCCGCCGCGAGAACTACAGCGAGGGCACGCAGAGGACCACGGGCGGCAGCGGGGTGGGCGGCCGCGACGAGACCAGCGAGAACCTGGCCTCCACGTGGAGCTCCAACAACCCGGCCGTGCCCCCGGTGGTGAAGACCAGCGGCCCGGCCGCGCTGCAGGCGCGCGCCGGCGGCCCGTACGCGGGCACCGCGGGCACCGCGATCAACTTCAACGGCGCGGGCTCCACGCCTGCCACGGGCGGCACCATCACCGGGTACAACTGGAGCTTCGGGGACGGCAACACCGCCAGCGGCGCGGTGGCCAGCCACACGTACACGGCTGCCGGCACCTACACCGTGGTCCTCACCGTGGCGGGCACCGGCGGCGCCACCGACGCCGACACCACCAGCGCGGTGATCACCACGGGCGGCGGCGGCGACGGCGCCGCGAAGAAGCTGGTGTTGCAGGCCGTCTGCGTCACGCCCACGGCGGGCGAGTACATGGCCGTGTACAATCCCAACGACGTGTCGGTGGACCTGTCCAACTACTACCTGACCGACGGCACGCACATGGCGTCGCGGACGATTTACTGCTACATCGCGACCGGCTCCCCGTACACTCCCGCGGGCAGCCCGGCGGGCATCCCGGGTGGCGGCGCGTTCACCGACTTCCACGCACGCTTCCCGGTGGGCGCCACGATCGCGCCGCACGACACCATCGCGGTGACGCACCAGGGTGCCGCGGGATTCGTCGCCACGTACGGCCGCAAGCCGGCCTTCGAGTTCGGCTACTCGGCCACCGACGACGCCGAAGTGCCGAACATGCGACCGGCGTTCGCCGGCGCCATCCCCAGCGTGCCGGACTCGGTCACGCTGACCAACGGCGGCGAGACCGTGGTGCTGTACTACTGGGACGGCGCCACGCCGCTGGTGACCGACGTGGACTACGTGTTCTGGGGCGTGAACAGCGGCTCCTACGTGGTGGACAAGTCGGGGACCACCATCGGCGGCCAGACCTACAAGGCCGACACCTCGCCCGGCTCGCAGGTGCCCATCGCGGCCGCGGCGCACGCCATCGGCAGCATGTTCCGCCGCGAGGATTTCACCGAGGGCAACCAGAAGGCCACCGGCGGCAACGGGGTGGGCGGCCGTGACGAGACCAGCGAGAACCTGGCCCTCACCTGGAGCTCCACCAACCTGGCGGTGCCGCCCGTGGTGAAGGCGCCGGCGCCCCCGCCGCCCACCGACACCCTGCGCGCCGACGCCGGCGGGCCCTACCGCGGCTCGGTGAAGCAGGCGGTGAACTTCGACGGCTCGCGCAGCACCCCGCCGAAGAACGGCTCCATCACCGCGTACGCATGGGACTTCGGCGACAACACCAGCGGTTCCGGCGTGACCGCCACGCACGCCTACGACAAGGCGGGCACATTCAGTGTGCGCTTGATCTGCACCGACAACACCGGTCACACCAACACCTCCACGACCCTCGCGACGATTGCGGAAGCGACGAAACCCCTGTCGGTGCCCGCGCGCACCTTCCTTCCCACGCTCAATGAACTGGACACCATCAAGGTGGACGTCGCGGTGGGCAGCAAGGTCACCGTGCGCGTCTTCGACCTCGAGGGCCGGATGATCCGCGTGCTCTACGACGCGGACTTCTCCCCCACGGCGCGGATCACCTGGGACGGTCGCGACGCGCAACTGATGCTGGCACCGGCGGGCACCTACGTGTGCGTGCTGGAGGCCCGGGACATTACTGGCAAGGTCGAGCGCCACACCGCACCGCTGGTGGTGGCGCGCCGGCTGAAGAGGAACTAG